One window of the Gambusia affinis linkage group LG01, SWU_Gaff_1.0, whole genome shotgun sequence genome contains the following:
- the LOC122819168 gene encoding FK506-binding protein 5-like, producing MFSKLEKFNVCFEENVTEFENVSLACLNLQKEIFKVKSEKEHYINQFLQFHAELLRVHSMWQDLKIELENKMFEFEDTSPSCSTTQYLSSDIDRLSSALDELLNQLEASRQNIDQSEYSAIASEELAKGTFSAELEESEQRRHKFLDSEDNQYDDSEEQDLNDSFRRIVTDSAEEKIFAVRENVSQEFEEDMTVPESPSSSGDESFEKVNERIKFVCKREEKLYQSVNPKDRFSEEPEYDKHRLYMIWEEEYEVSDTTESEPEQISALEDELAEQRCYTQQTQGSEMLCVPDEVVMKPLLEKQKVYHLEAELSNERVEKDYYKKLYNESQNVVLQLHAAVDKYNLHHIEKSAEPETSSSSRNDDDDDDDDDDESAEDSIKGVWKSVAKLDFQVQTIKQLVEKFRNVPDPKEVLSTKDSSLQNDLRDTFDAPQPAQLETTAPESDQELMTKLVLLQQRICDLEAQLSKEKDQKNHYNKLYHELEVELLKMHTALDKMNHKYEDRTALDRDLNRAQIVD from the exons ATGTTTTCAAAGTTGGAGAAATTCAATGTCTGTTTTGAAGAAAACGTAactgagtttgaaaatgtgagTTTAGCTTGCCTTAATCTTCAGAAAGAGATATTTAAAGTGAAGTCAGAAAAGGAGCATTACATAAACCAATTCCTTCAGTTCCATGCTGAACTCTTGAGAGTGCATTCGATGTGGCAG GACTTAAAGATAGAGCTTGAAAATAAGATGTTCGAGTTTGAAGACACAAGTCCATCTTGCAGTACCACCCAATATTTAAGTAGCGATATTGATAGACTAAGTTCAGCTTTGGATGAGCTTCTGAATCAACTGGAAGCATCTAGGCAGAACATCGACCAGTCAGAATATTCAGCAATAGCAAGTGAAGAACTTGCAAAAGGGACATTTTCTGCTGAGCTGGAAGAAAGTGAACAGAGGCGTCACAAATTTCTGGACTCTGAAGATAACCAATATGATGACTCTGAGGAACAAGACCTTAATGACTCTTTCAGAAGAATTGTTACAGATTCAGCAGAAGAGAAGATCTTTGCAGTACGGGAGAATGTCAGTCAGGAATTTGAAGAAGACATGACTGTGCCTGAAAGTCCAAGCTCATCTGGAGATGAAAGCTTTGAAAAGGTAAATGAACGCATCAAATTTGTATGTAAACGTGAAGAGAAACTTTATCAGTCAGTAAACCCAAAAGACAGATTTTCTGAAGAGCCTGAGTACGACAAGCACAGGCTCTATATGATTTGGGAGGAAGAATATGAAGTCTCTGACACTACAGAAAGTGAGCCAGAACAAATTTCTGCCTTGGAAGATGAACTTGCCGAGCAAAGGTGTTATACTCAACAAACCCAGGGATCTGAAATGCTGTGTGTTCCAGACGAAGTTGTTATGAAACCACTtttggagaaacagaaagtttaTCATCTTGAGGCAGAGTTATCAAATGAAAGGGTGGAAAAGGACTATTACAAAAAACTATACAATGAATCACAAAATGTGGTCTTGCAGTTGCATGCAGCGGTAGATAAATATAATCTGCACCATATAGAAAAGTCAGCAGAACCTGAAACTTCAAGTTCATCtagaaatgatgatgatgatgatgacgatgatgatgatgaaagtgCGGAAGATAGCATAAAAGGTGTGTGGAAATCTGTAGCTAAACTTGACTTTCAAGTTCAAACGATCAAACAGTTAGTTGAAAAATTTAGGAATGTACCAGATCCAAAAGAAGTTCTTAGCACGAAGGACAGTTCTTTACAGAATGACCTTAGAGACACATTTGATGCTCCACAACCTGCACAACTGGAGACAACAGCTCCTGAAAGCGATCAAGAACTGATGACCAAGTTAGTTCTTCTTCAACAGAGAATTTGTGATCTTGAGGCACAGTTATCTAAAGAAAAGGatcaaaaaaatcattacaacAAACTATATCATGAGTTGGAAGTTGAGCTCCTGAAAATGCACACAGCACTGGATAAGATGAATCACAAATATGAAGACAGGACAGCT ctTGACCGAGATTTGAACCGGGCTCAGATCGTAGATTAG
- the LOC122829249 gene encoding vesicular glutamate transporter 3-like isoform X1 has translation MPFDFASLKNQVLKPGKEEAKNTVGDSLGKLQRKMDGSNVEDEENIELTEDGQPVTSAPLPAPLLDCSCGGLPKRYIIAILSGLGFCISFGIRCNLGVAIVEMVNNNTVYINGTRVIQKAQFNWDPETVGLIHGSFFWGYIVTQIPGGFISNKLSANRVFGAAIFLTSVLNMFIPSAARVHYGCVMFVRILQGLVEGVTYPACHGMWSKWAPPLERSRLATTSFCGESRRSFL, from the exons ATGCCTTTTGATTTTGCAAGTTTGAAAAATCAGGTGCTAAAACCTGGGAAGGAGGAGGCCAAGAATACTGTGGGGGATTCTTTAGGAAAGCTGCAGAG GAAAATGGACGGTAGTAATGTTGAGGATGAGGAAAACATTGAACTGACAGAAGATGGACAGCCGGTGACATCAGCACCACTTCCTGCCCCCCTGCTGGACTGCAGCTGCGGCGGTCTGCCCAAGCGCTACATCATTGCCATCCTCAGTGGCCTGGGCTTCTGCATCTCCTTTGGCATCCGATGCAACCTGGGCGTGGCCATTGTAGAGATGGTGAACAACAACACAGTCTATATCAACGGGACGCGAGTGATTCAG AAAGCTCAGTTTAACTGGGACCCAGAGACTGTGGGGCTGATCCACGGGTCCTTCTTTTGGGGCTACATCGTCACTCAGATCCCAGGCGGATTCATCTCCAACAAGCTGTCTGCCAACAG GGTTTTTGGGGCTGCCATTTTTCTAACATCAGTGCTGAACATGTTCATCCCGTCAGCTGCCAGGGTGCACTATGGCTGCGTCATGTTTGTACGCATCTTGCAGGGGTTAGTGGAG GGGGTCACCTACCCAGCGTGTCACGGGATGTGGTCCAAGTGGGCTCCGCCTCTCGAACGTAGTCGACTGGCGACCACATCATTCTGCGGTGAGTCACGTCGCTCCTTTCTTTAA
- the LOC122829249 gene encoding vesicular glutamate transporter 3-like isoform X2: MDGSNVEDEENIELTEDGQPVTSAPLPAPLLDCSCGGLPKRYIIAILSGLGFCISFGIRCNLGVAIVEMVNNNTVYINGTRVIQKAQFNWDPETVGLIHGSFFWGYIVTQIPGGFISNKLSANRVFGAAIFLTSVLNMFIPSAARVHYGCVMFVRILQGLVEGVTYPACHGMWSKWAPPLERSRLATTSFCGESRRSFL; this comes from the exons ATGGACGGTAGTAATGTTGAGGATGAGGAAAACATTGAACTGACAGAAGATGGACAGCCGGTGACATCAGCACCACTTCCTGCCCCCCTGCTGGACTGCAGCTGCGGCGGTCTGCCCAAGCGCTACATCATTGCCATCCTCAGTGGCCTGGGCTTCTGCATCTCCTTTGGCATCCGATGCAACCTGGGCGTGGCCATTGTAGAGATGGTGAACAACAACACAGTCTATATCAACGGGACGCGAGTGATTCAG AAAGCTCAGTTTAACTGGGACCCAGAGACTGTGGGGCTGATCCACGGGTCCTTCTTTTGGGGCTACATCGTCACTCAGATCCCAGGCGGATTCATCTCCAACAAGCTGTCTGCCAACAG GGTTTTTGGGGCTGCCATTTTTCTAACATCAGTGCTGAACATGTTCATCCCGTCAGCTGCCAGGGTGCACTATGGCTGCGTCATGTTTGTACGCATCTTGCAGGGGTTAGTGGAG GGGGTCACCTACCCAGCGTGTCACGGGATGTGGTCCAAGTGGGCTCCGCCTCTCGAACGTAGTCGACTGGCGACCACATCATTCTGCGGTGAGTCACGTCGCTCCTTTCTTTAA
- the LOC122833533 gene encoding vesicular glutamate transporter 1-like: MIYVGLLSAVPHMVMTIIVPIGGQLADFLRSKKIMSTTNVRKLMNCGGFGMEATLLLVVGFSHTRGVAISFLVLAVGFSGFAISGFNVNHLDIAPRYASILMGISNGVGTLSGMVCPLIVGALTKNKVRNL, from the exons atgattTAT GTGGGGCTCTTGTCTGCCGTCCCCCACATGGTGATGACAATCATCGTCCCTATTGGAGGGCAATTGGCGGATTTCTTACGAAGTAAAAAGATTATGTCAACAACAAATGTGAGGAAGCTCATGAACTGTGGAG gatttGGAATGGAGGCCACACTTCTGCTGGTTGTTGGATTTTCTCACACACGAGGAGTCGCCATTTCCTTCCTCGTGCTGGCTGTGGGCTTCAGTGGATTTGCCATTTCAG gttttaatgtCAACCATTTGGATATTGCTCCCCGTTATGCCAGCATCTTGATGGGCATTTCCAATGGAGTTGGAACGCTGTCTGGAATGGTGTGCCCACTTATTGTTGGAGCTTTGACTAAAAACAAGGTAAGAAATCTCTAG